A single window of Brevundimonas vitisensis DNA harbors:
- a CDS encoding cold-shock protein — MATGTVKWYNSTKGYGFIQPDDGGKDVFVHVSAVETSDLNSLNEGQKISYEVERDSRSGKESAGRLKAAE, encoded by the coding sequence ATGGCTACCGGCACTGTAAAATGGTACAATTCCACCAAGGGTTATGGCTTCATCCAGCCCGATGACGGCGGCAAGGACGTTTTCGTCCACGTCTCGGCCGTCGAAACGTCCGATCTGAACAGCCTGAACGAAGGCCAGAAGATCTCCTACGAAGTCGAGCGCGACAGCCGCTCGGGCAAGGAATCGGCCGGTCGCCTGAAGGCCGCCGAATAG
- a CDS encoding pyridoxal-phosphate dependent enzyme, translating to MSIASKPVLSAPTGSLLDLIGLTPMVEVTKLDTGPCRLFLKLEAQNPGGSIKDRIALSMIEAAEREGWLKPGGTIVEATAGNTGLALTLVGQAKGYKVLLVIPDKMSKEKIQHLRAMGADVRLTRSDVPHGHPDYYTDMAERLAQQIPGGYYVNQFANTANSAAHVNTTGPEIWEQMGHEMDAFVAGIGSGGTITGVAQYLKSVGAKTEIVLADPVGSVLAGIVNDGVPGPEGSYTVEGIGQNFVPDTADISLIDKAYSIPDAEAIATVRDLLLKEGILAGSSSGTLIAAALRWCREQTEPKRCVTFVCDTGAKYLSKVYNDAWLADQGLGDDPIVGNLSDLITRKYANGDVVVAGPDDSLDSAFKRMRANDVSQLPVIQDGRLVGILDESDIVHIMNTDDITRKERFAKPVSSAMTRDLDTVQVTEPLDALIPLFDRDRVAIVLDGETFVGLIARVDLINHLSLNR from the coding sequence ATGTCGATCGCTTCAAAGCCGGTGCTTTCCGCGCCGACCGGATCCCTGCTGGACCTGATCGGCCTGACGCCGATGGTCGAAGTCACCAAGCTCGACACCGGGCCTTGCCGCCTGTTCCTGAAACTGGAAGCGCAGAACCCCGGCGGCTCGATCAAGGACCGGATCGCCCTGTCCATGATCGAGGCGGCCGAGAGGGAGGGCTGGTTGAAGCCCGGCGGCACGATCGTCGAGGCAACGGCCGGAAACACCGGCCTGGCGCTGACGCTTGTTGGACAGGCCAAGGGTTACAAGGTCTTGCTGGTCATTCCTGACAAGATGTCGAAGGAAAAGATTCAGCATCTTCGCGCCATGGGGGCCGATGTTCGCCTCACGCGATCGGATGTGCCGCATGGTCATCCCGACTATTACACCGACATGGCCGAGCGCCTGGCTCAGCAGATTCCCGGCGGCTATTACGTCAACCAGTTCGCCAACACCGCAAACTCTGCGGCCCATGTGAACACGACCGGGCCTGAAATCTGGGAGCAGATGGGCCATGAGATGGATGCCTTTGTCGCCGGCATCGGCTCGGGCGGCACCATCACCGGCGTGGCTCAGTATCTGAAGAGCGTTGGAGCCAAGACGGAAATCGTCCTGGCCGACCCGGTGGGTTCGGTCCTGGCGGGCATCGTCAATGACGGCGTGCCGGGGCCGGAGGGCAGCTATACGGTCGAAGGTATCGGACAGAATTTCGTGCCGGATACGGCCGACATCAGCCTGATCGACAAGGCCTATTCCATTCCCGATGCCGAGGCGATCGCCACGGTGCGCGATCTGTTGCTGAAGGAGGGGATCCTGGCGGGATCGTCCTCGGGAACCCTGATCGCGGCGGCCTTGCGGTGGTGTCGCGAGCAGACGGAGCCGAAGCGCTGCGTGACCTTCGTGTGCGATACCGGGGCCAAATACCTGTCCAAGGTCTACAACGACGCCTGGCTGGCCGATCAGGGCCTGGGCGATGACCCGATCGTCGGCAATCTGTCCGACCTCATTACGCGGAAATATGCGAATGGTGACGTGGTGGTCGCCGGACCCGATGACAGTTTGGATAGTGCATTCAAACGTATGCGGGCAAATGATGTGTCGCAGCTTCCGGTCATTCAGGACGGACGCCTGGTCGGAATTCTGGACGAAAGCGACATCGTTCACATCATGAACACCGACGATATCACGCGTAAGGAGCGCTTCGCCAAGCCGGTGTCGTCGGCCATGACGCGCGATCTGGACACCGTGCAGGTCACCGAACCGCTGGACGCCCTGATCCCACTGTTCGACCGGGACCGTGTGGCGATCGTGCTGGACGGCGAGACCTTTGTCGGTCTGATCGCGCGGGTCGATCTGATCAATCACCTCAGCCTGAACCGGTAA
- the rnr gene encoding ribonuclease R, which translates to MTKPPRRSPAGLPDPETLLAFLREAGSAEKTDIARHFGLKGDERRMLREMIRTLEAEGKLGKRGRKGFSPVGSLPPVGVADVVERDIDGDLFVRLVEATEDAPRALLMPDNGGKTGPAPGLGDRVLVKFARAGDGWEARLIKKLDTGNNRVLGVIRKSNRECRVEPVDRRSKDVLFVPPAQAADLKDGDLVLAAIEKGEHRYGPKRGKILEVIGREDDPRAASLIAIHAHGVPTGFSEAVEREAEDQELPSLKGREDLRQVPFITIDPADARDHDDAVYAERDTDPKNADGWIVWVAIADVAAYVRPGTALDREARAKGNSTYFPDRVEPMLPERLSNGLCSLKEGENRACLAVRMVFDKDGRKTGHKFVRGLMRSHAKLSYEQAQAAIDGPENGGGTDDTTGPIMEAILYPLWNAYRTLLKGRLKRSPLAIDSPERRILMAPDGGIAAIVPRKSLEAHRLIEEMMIQANVCAAETLEQKKTPLIFRVHDAPSQEKLFNLADFLQTLAMPWAKGEPATTKRFNKLLDQTRETPHAEVVNEVVLRSQMQAIYSPENVGHFGLNLDRYAHFTSPIRRYSDLIVHRGLIRALKLGSDGLTDREIAELSTIAEQVTATERRSMAAERDAMDRYVAAFLEDRVGATFPGRITGVTRFGLFVRLAETGADGLVPVSSLGGEYFHHDDKAHALVGERSGQRWLLGRSVEVKLVEATPVTGGLLFEMLSDPDPRDPNAPAPRLGLRGRGPMGKGRDGSGPPKRGSKRPGGPKPPSGGLKGVRKGKRR; encoded by the coding sequence ATGACCAAGCCTCCGCGCCGCTCCCCCGCCGGCCTACCCGATCCCGAAACCCTGCTGGCCTTTCTGCGTGAGGCAGGATCGGCCGAAAAGACCGACATCGCCCGCCATTTCGGCCTGAAGGGCGACGAGCGCCGCATGCTGCGCGAAATGATCCGGACCCTGGAAGCCGAGGGCAAGCTGGGCAAGCGTGGCCGCAAGGGCTTCTCGCCGGTCGGCAGCCTGCCGCCTGTCGGTGTGGCCGATGTGGTGGAACGCGACATCGACGGCGACCTGTTCGTGCGTCTGGTCGAGGCGACGGAAGATGCGCCGCGGGCCCTGCTGATGCCTGATAACGGCGGAAAGACCGGCCCGGCCCCCGGCCTGGGCGATCGGGTTCTGGTCAAGTTCGCGCGCGCGGGCGACGGCTGGGAAGCCCGCCTGATCAAGAAGCTGGATACCGGAAACAACCGCGTTCTGGGGGTCATTCGGAAGTCCAACCGCGAATGCCGGGTCGAGCCGGTCGATCGGCGATCCAAGGACGTGCTGTTCGTGCCGCCCGCACAGGCAGCGGACCTGAAGGACGGCGATCTGGTTCTGGCCGCCATCGAGAAGGGCGAGCACCGGTATGGTCCCAAGCGCGGCAAAATCCTGGAGGTCATAGGCCGCGAGGACGACCCGCGCGCTGCATCGCTGATTGCGATCCATGCCCATGGCGTGCCGACCGGCTTCTCCGAGGCCGTCGAGCGCGAGGCCGAGGACCAGGAACTGCCCAGCCTGAAAGGTCGCGAGGACCTGCGACAGGTTCCGTTCATCACCATCGATCCGGCGGATGCCCGCGACCACGACGACGCCGTCTATGCCGAGCGTGATACCGATCCGAAGAACGCGGACGGCTGGATCGTCTGGGTCGCCATCGCCGACGTCGCCGCCTATGTCCGGCCCGGCACGGCGCTGGATCGCGAGGCCCGCGCCAAGGGCAACTCGACCTATTTCCCCGATCGCGTCGAGCCGATGCTGCCCGAACGCCTGTCCAACGGCCTGTGCAGTCTGAAGGAGGGCGAAAACCGCGCCTGTCTGGCCGTGCGGATGGTGTTCGACAAGGACGGCCGCAAGACAGGCCACAAGTTCGTGCGCGGCCTGATGCGGTCGCACGCCAAGCTTTCCTATGAGCAGGCGCAAGCGGCCATTGACGGTCCAGAGAACGGCGGCGGCACCGATGACACGACCGGCCCCATCATGGAGGCCATCCTCTATCCGCTGTGGAATGCCTATCGCACCCTGCTGAAGGGCCGGTTGAAGCGCAGCCCCCTGGCCATCGACAGCCCCGAGCGCCGCATCCTGATGGCCCCCGACGGCGGGATTGCCGCGATCGTGCCGCGCAAATCGCTGGAGGCGCACCGGCTGATCGAGGAGATGATGATCCAGGCCAATGTCTGCGCCGCCGAGACGCTGGAGCAGAAAAAGACGCCGTTGATCTTCCGCGTCCACGATGCCCCCAGCCAGGAAAAGCTGTTCAATCTGGCCGACTTTCTCCAGACCCTGGCCATGCCCTGGGCCAAGGGCGAGCCGGCGACGACCAAGCGGTTCAACAAGCTGCTGGATCAGACGCGTGAGACGCCCCATGCCGAGGTCGTCAACGAGGTCGTCCTGCGGTCCCAGATGCAGGCGATCTACAGCCCCGAGAACGTCGGCCATTTCGGACTGAACCTGGACCGCTATGCCCACTTCACCTCGCCCATCCGGCGCTATTCGGACCTGATCGTGCACAGGGGCCTGATCCGGGCGCTGAAGCTGGGGTCGGACGGCCTGACGGACCGCGAGATCGCAGAGTTGTCGACCATCGCCGAGCAGGTGACCGCCACCGAGCGCCGCTCCATGGCGGCCGAGCGCGATGCCATGGATCGCTATGTGGCCGCCTTTCTGGAGGATCGCGTCGGGGCCACCTTCCCCGGCCGGATCACTGGAGTGACTCGCTTTGGCCTGTTTGTGCGGCTGGCCGAAACGGGGGCCGATGGACTGGTGCCCGTGTCATCGCTGGGCGGCGAGTATTTCCACCACGACGACAAGGCGCATGCCCTGGTCGGCGAACGCTCGGGCCAGCGCTGGCTCTTGGGGCGTTCGGTCGAGGTCAAATTGGTCGAGGCGACGCCGGTGACCGGGGGCCTGCTGTTCGAAATGCTGTCCGATCCCGATCCGCGCGATCCCAATGCCCCCGCCCCTCGCCTGGGTCTGCGCGGGCGTGGCCCCATGGGCAAGGGGCGCGATGGCAGCGGCCCGCCCAAGCGCGGCTCCAAACGCCCTGGCGGGCCGAAGCCGCCGAGCGGGGGCCTCAAGGGCGTTCGAAAGGGCAAGCGGCGGTAA
- a CDS encoding cystathionine gamma-synthase, protein MANLKNSQGFSTRAIHAGQRPDPTTGAVMTPIYATSTYAQESPGVNKGYEYARGKNPTREAFEACIADLEGGVQGFGFASGMAATSTALELLDAGSHIVTGDDLYGGSWRLFERVRRRSMGLDFAYVDLSDIAAVEAAITDKTRMLWVETPTNPLMKIADIAALSAVAKAHGLLLVVDNTFATPFCQQPLSLGADVVMHSATKYLNGHSDIIGGVLVAGNTEIAAQIKFLQNSVGGVMGPFDAFLANRGLKTLGLRMKAHCENAMAVARWLEDRALKPGGGVARVIYPGLISHPQHELAARQMRGFGGMVSVVIDGDLARTKQVLERVQVFTLAESLGGVESLVNHPAIMTHASVPKAVRDAGGVTDSLIRLSVGVEDLDDLIADLDQALA, encoded by the coding sequence ATGGCAAACTTGAAGAACAGCCAGGGTTTCTCGACCCGCGCCATCCATGCTGGACAGCGTCCGGACCCGACGACGGGTGCGGTGATGACGCCGATCTATGCGACCTCGACCTATGCCCAGGAAAGCCCCGGGGTGAACAAGGGCTATGAGTACGCGCGCGGCAAGAACCCGACGCGCGAGGCTTTCGAGGCCTGTATCGCCGACCTGGAGGGCGGGGTTCAGGGGTTCGGCTTCGCCAGCGGGATGGCGGCCACCTCAACCGCGCTGGAGCTGCTGGACGCCGGATCGCACATCGTCACGGGTGATGACCTTTATGGTGGGTCGTGGCGGCTGTTCGAGCGGGTGCGCCGTCGCTCCATGGGCCTGGACTTTGCCTATGTCGACCTCAGCGACATTGCGGCCGTGGAGGCGGCGATCACGGACAAGACCCGCATGCTGTGGGTCGAGACGCCGACCAATCCGCTGATGAAGATCGCCGACATCGCGGCCCTGTCGGCCGTGGCCAAGGCCCATGGGCTTCTGCTCGTTGTCGACAACACCTTCGCTACCCCCTTCTGCCAGCAGCCGCTGAGCCTGGGGGCTGATGTGGTCATGCACTCGGCGACCAAATACCTGAACGGCCATTCCGACATCATCGGCGGCGTTCTGGTGGCCGGAAACACCGAGATCGCGGCCCAGATCAAGTTCCTGCAGAACTCGGTCGGTGGTGTCATGGGGCCGTTCGACGCCTTCCTGGCCAACCGGGGCCTGAAGACGCTGGGCCTGCGGATGAAGGCCCATTGCGAGAACGCCATGGCCGTGGCGCGCTGGCTGGAGGATCGAGCCCTGAAGCCGGGCGGCGGCGTGGCGCGCGTCATCTATCCCGGCCTGATCTCGCACCCCCAGCATGAGCTGGCGGCGCGACAGATGCGCGGCTTTGGCGGCATGGTGTCGGTCGTGATCGATGGCGACCTCGCACGCACCAAACAGGTGCTTGAGCGGGTGCAGGTGTTCACCCTGGCGGAATCGCTGGGCGGCGTCGAAAGCCTGGTCAATCACCCGGCTATCATGACCCACGCCAGCGTGCCCAAGGCGGTCCGCGACGCCGGCGGCGTGACCGACAGCCTTATCCGGCTGTCTGTCGGTGTCGAGGACCTGGATGACCTGATCGCGGATCTGGATCAGGCCTTGGCCTGA
- a CDS encoding NUDIX hydrolase: MTLADPPFDAAADLADAPRVGGRQRPRDAATLILTRTRHGQAEVLMGRRAPGHVFMAAKWVFPGGRVERADFTAASGTELSDETAQLLAREMPSRRARALALAAVRETFEETGLILGTQAPTASVAGPWREFRAAGALPDLSALSYIARAITPPGRSRRFDARFFIASSDALLHPEPTAGSGELDEIAWLSLDQMQNLDLPAITRFVLGEVAARAEQADRPLPFVRQLHGRHIVQRL; encoded by the coding sequence GTGACCCTCGCCGACCCACCTTTCGATGCTGCCGCCGATCTGGCCGATGCGCCGCGTGTCGGGGGACGGCAGCGCCCTCGCGATGCCGCCACATTGATCCTGACGCGCACACGTCACGGCCAGGCGGAGGTGCTGATGGGCCGCCGGGCACCGGGCCATGTCTTCATGGCGGCCAAATGGGTGTTTCCGGGCGGACGGGTGGAGCGGGCCGACTTCACGGCCGCCAGCGGCACCGAACTGTCAGACGAAACCGCGCAGTTGCTGGCGCGCGAAATGCCCAGCCGCCGGGCGCGGGCCTTGGCTCTGGCGGCGGTGCGCGAGACGTTCGAGGAGACGGGGCTGATCCTGGGCACCCAGGCCCCCACGGCCTCCGTCGCCGGACCCTGGCGCGAGTTCCGCGCTGCCGGGGCCCTGCCCGACCTGTCGGCGCTCAGCTATATCGCCCGGGCCATCACGCCGCCGGGTCGCAGCCGCCGTTTCGATGCCCGCTTCTTCATCGCGTCGTCCGATGCCCTGCTGCATCCCGAACCGACCGCCGGATCGGGTGAACTGGACGAGATCGCCTGGCTGTCGCTGGACCAGATGCAGAACCTGGACCTGCCCGCCATCACCCGTTTCGTCCTGGGCGAGGTCGCGGCGCGGGCGGAGCAGGCTGATCGCCCCCTGCCCTTCGTGCGGCAACTGCATGGTCGCCACATCGTCCAGCGGCTTTAG
- a CDS encoding cold-shock protein, translated as MATGTVKWFNSTKGYGFIQPDNGGKDVFVHISAVEAAGLRGLDENQKVSYEIEVDRRSGKESAGQLKTA; from the coding sequence ATGGCTACCGGCACTGTGAAATGGTTCAACTCCACCAAGGGCTACGGCTTCATCCAGCCTGACAACGGCGGCAAGGACGTGTTCGTCCACATCTCGGCCGTCGAGGCTGCCGGCCTGCGTGGCCTGGATGAAAACCAGAAGGTTTCCTACGAGATCGAAGTCGATCGTCGCTCGGGCAAGGAATCTGCTGGCCAGCTGAAGACCGCCTAA